In Quercus robur chromosome 11, dhQueRobu3.1, whole genome shotgun sequence, the following proteins share a genomic window:
- the LOC126706637 gene encoding uncharacterized protein LOC126706637 isoform X1 produces the protein MPPSNPNNNVPYQFDHDSSTLASKLRNHQISSATNSSAATVATAIMLQQQLFMSRSANAEVEESGLIQMPLSLGASDDVVDGSSSFKSPNTVEREILGSNPSLSRSSTTKYSFYFIGTITGLNCYLEPESN, from the exons ATGCCACCGTCTAACCCTAACAACAATGTTCCTTACCAGTTCGACCATGACTCTTCCACCCTTGCTTCCAAGCTCCGTAACCACCAGATTTCCAGCGCTACTAATTCTTCCGCCGCAACTGTTGCCACTGCCATCATGCTCCAGCAGCAACTCTTCATGTCTCGCAGTGCCAACGCCGAAGTTGAAGAGTCTGGTCTGATACAGATGCCGCTTTCTTTGGGTGCCTCCGATGATGTCGTTGATGGGTCATCATCTTTCAAGTCTCCCAATACG GTGGAAAGGGAAATCCTTGGAAGCAATCCAAGTCTGAGTAGAAGCAGCACTACCAAGTATAGTTTCTACTTTATTGGAACCATCAccg gtCTTAATTGCTACTTGGAGCCAGAGAGCAATTGA
- the LOC126706637 gene encoding uncharacterized protein LOC126706637 isoform X2, which translates to MPPSNPNNNVPYQFDHDSSTLASKLRNHQISSATNSSAATVATAIMLQQQLFMSRSANAEVEESGLIQMPLSLGASDDVVDGSSSFKSPNTVLIATWSQRAIEKEVETNKKMNIDETEKSANIIKILMK; encoded by the exons ATGCCACCGTCTAACCCTAACAACAATGTTCCTTACCAGTTCGACCATGACTCTTCCACCCTTGCTTCCAAGCTCCGTAACCACCAGATTTCCAGCGCTACTAATTCTTCCGCCGCAACTGTTGCCACTGCCATCATGCTCCAGCAGCAACTCTTCATGTCTCGCAGTGCCAACGCCGAAGTTGAAGAGTCTGGTCTGATACAGATGCCGCTTTCTTTGGGTGCCTCCGATGATGTCGTTGATGGGTCATCATCTTTCAAGTCTCCCAATACG gtCTTAATTGCTACTTGGAGCCAGAGAGCAATTGAAAAAGAGGTAgagacaaataagaaaatgaatatTGATGAAACTGAGAAAAGTGCAAATATTATCAAGATCCTAATGAAATAG
- the LOC126706637 gene encoding uncharacterized protein LOC126706637 isoform X3 has protein sequence MPPSNPNNNVPYQFDHDSSTLASKLRNHQISSATNSSAATVATAIMLQQQLFMSRSANAEVEESGLIQMPLSLGASDDVVDGSSSFKSPNTVEREILGSNPSLSRSSTTKS, from the exons ATGCCACCGTCTAACCCTAACAACAATGTTCCTTACCAGTTCGACCATGACTCTTCCACCCTTGCTTCCAAGCTCCGTAACCACCAGATTTCCAGCGCTACTAATTCTTCCGCCGCAACTGTTGCCACTGCCATCATGCTCCAGCAGCAACTCTTCATGTCTCGCAGTGCCAACGCCGAAGTTGAAGAGTCTGGTCTGATACAGATGCCGCTTTCTTTGGGTGCCTCCGATGATGTCGTTGATGGGTCATCATCTTTCAAGTCTCCCAATACG GTGGAAAGGGAAATCCTTGGAAGCAATCCAAGTCTGAGTAGAAGCAGCACTACCAA gtCTTAA